A stretch of DNA from Brevibacillus ruminantium:
CTGGAGCAGGCCGGTATCCGTTTTTTGAAAAATGAGCAATTGAACGCGGAGCAGCGCCAGTTTGTCGACGGCTTTTTTCACCACCATTTGTACCCCGTCCTGACGCCGATGGCGGTCGATTCCAGCCACCCTTTCCCGATGCTGCTGAACAAAAGTCTGAATCTGGCCGTCCTGCTGGAGGACCCGGAAGATCGGGAGGAAGGGCCGCTTTTTGCAGTTGTGCAGGTACCGTCTGTTGTGCCGCGTTTTTTAGAGCTTCCTTCTCCCGCTGGAGAAGCCCATTTCATTTTGCTGGAAGACGTCATCCGCGATCATATGGACAGCCTGTTTCAAGGGTATCGCATCCTGGAGTCGAGTCCGTTTCGGATCACCCGCAATGCCGATTTGACAATCGATGAGGACGAAACGGAGGATTTGCTGGAAGCCATTGAGCAGGAGCTGCGCAAGCGGAAAATGGGAGAGCCGGTCCGCCTCGCAGTCGACGCCTCAATGAGTGACTTTTTGCAGCTCACTTTGCAGGACTGGCTAGAGCTGGACAATTCCGAGGTATTCAGGCTGGACGGGCCGCTTGACCCCAGCTTTTTCTTTAAATTCTACAGCTTGCCCGGCTTTGATCATCTCCGTTTTGAGCCGCTGGTCTCCCAGCCTCCGCGCGACCTGTTCGGCTCTGAAGATATCTTCGCCACGATCAGGCAACGGGATATCCTGCTGCATCATCCCTATGAGTCCTTTGATCCCGTCGTCGCGTTTGTGCAGCAGGCCGCTGCCGATCCCAAAGTACTGGCGATCAAACAGACGCTGTACCGTGTCAGCGGCGACTCCCCCATCGTCAATGCCTTGCTGCGCGCTGCAGACAACGGCAAGCAGGTAACGGTCCTGCTCGAATTAAAGGCCCGCTTTGACGAGGAGAACAATATCGTCTGGGCCAAAAAACTGGAGAAGGCCGGCTGCCACGTCATTTACGGGCTGGTCGGTCTCAAAACGCACAGCAAAATTACCCTGGTCGTGCGGGCAGAGGATGACGCGCTTCGCCGCTACGTCCACCTGAGTACAGGCAATTACAACGATACGACTGCTCGCATCTATACAGATATCGGGATGCTTACCGCTCGCGAAGAGTTTGGTATCGATGCAAGCCATTTCTTTAACCATCTGTCGGGGTACTCCCATCCGCCGGCCTGGAAAATGATCGCCACCGCACCGGTCGGATTGCGTGAAACCTTTTTGCGCCTGATTCAGCGAGAGCGTGACAAGAGCCTCGCCGGAGTGCCTGCCCGGATCATCGCCAAGATGAATTCGCTCACTGACAAGCAAATTATTGAAGCGT
This window harbors:
- a CDS encoding RNA degradosome polyphosphate kinase, with product MEHFDNPNYYINRELSWVAFNERVLGEASNPDYPILERLKFIAIASSNFDEFFMVRVAGLKDQVKAGFSKPDNKSGMTPTQQLAAIWERTHTVMQRLFDVLKHEIMPELEQAGIRFLKNEQLNAEQRQFVDGFFHHHLYPVLTPMAVDSSHPFPMLLNKSLNLAVLLEDPEDREEGPLFAVVQVPSVVPRFLELPSPAGEAHFILLEDVIRDHMDSLFQGYRILESSPFRITRNADLTIDEDETEDLLEAIEQELRKRKMGEPVRLAVDASMSDFLQLTLQDWLELDNSEVFRLDGPLDPSFFFKFYSLPGFDHLRFEPLVSQPPRDLFGSEDIFATIRQRDILLHHPYESFDPVVAFVQQAAADPKVLAIKQTLYRVSGDSPIVNALLRAADNGKQVTVLLELKARFDEENNIVWAKKLEKAGCHVIYGLVGLKTHSKITLVVRAEDDALRRYVHLSTGNYNDTTARIYTDIGMLTAREEFGIDASHFFNHLSGYSHPPAWKMIATAPVGLRETFLRLIQRERDKSLAGVPARIIAKMNSLTDKQIIEALYEASCAGVKIDLIVRGICCLRPGIPGVSENIRVISIIGRFLEHSRIFCFGSDGDEAIFCSSADWMTRNMVARVEILFPVLQEDLKKRILHMLDVMLKDNAKSHLLQPDGTYQRILSDDPFPLNSQDTFWEEAYQFVQEQEADNSLQRLQPITTAPEE